The region GCTGCAGGGCCTTTTCCTGGTCATTGTGTGGTTCTGCATGGCTTTCAGGTAGAATAACAACTTAGGAGACGACATGGACCGGTTTGAGATTCACATCACATGGTCACCTTGAGGGGTTGGTTTCATGGTGTCAACacgaaaatataaaataaaaatgaacaaccaGTGATTTTTCTTCTTAACTCTACAAAGTCTGGCAAGAGGAATACCTTCAAAAATTGAACcttaatttttgatttaaatatttacattgttGGATTAAACTGAGAATTTTTTCCTGTCACTGGTATGCCAGATACCAATGACAGGTTCATACCTTTCTGAGATTTTCAGTTCAGGTACATGAATGACATAGGTACTTAGGTGTGACATTCCTTTTCTGTGTGTAACAGCTACCACGGACTGGGAGTGTGGTTCCCTGACATGATAAAGTACATGCAGTACGAGGAGTACGAGTCTAAGGTCAAAGTGTTTCATCGGGAACGTGTGGAGCGATTCCACTTTAATTTTTCCCTCGTCAACCAAGTCCATCGTGAGGGAGAGTACATCCATGACAAGTAGGTTCATCACTGTTCTTCATAAACCCAGAGATCCACAAAGTTAAGGTTCAGCTTTTTGCCATTTCTGTctctctgggtttttttttttgtttttttttaaagatttgcaaACATTGAGATTAAATCCGTCAAGTTTGAGGATTCGCTCTTTGAGAACTGCTACTTTGAGGACATCAAGTCGACCAACACATTCTTCGAGAACTGCACGATCAAAAACACGGTCTTCTACAACACAGGTGCTGCCACAGCCAGATGTAGCATTATCTTTAATCAAAGTaatacttttgttgtttttttggtctcGTGTCAAAGGCCTTGTGTTTTCTGTCCAGACCTGTGGCAGGAAAAGTTCAAAAACTGTCGAATGGAAAACACCACCTTCCTCCATCCAAAGAAAGGCTGTCATCTAAACTTCCTGGAGGAGAACGACATAGTAATCTACCTGGTCAGCTTCCTGGGAAGCTTGGCTGTGCTGCCTGGCAACATCATCTCGGCACTTTTCATGGACAAGATAGGAAGGATCCGAATAATAGGTGACATGTTTAGCAAAACAGCAGAGCAGATGACCATTAACAGTCCTCGTTAGTGTCTGCATCTGGGTGTTTATTGACGACACAATGGTGTCCAAGGCTGCAAATTGGttaaagaaacagaacaaaagtcGAATTTTGCAGCAATTAGCTCAGTGattatttgtctctttttttctctcaggcgGTTCTATGCTGGCGTCGTCAGCCTGTACTTTCCTGCTGCTCTTGAGCTTCAGTCAAGGAGCAGTAATCTGTTGGCAGTGTCTCTTTTATGCTGTCAGTGTGGCAGCCTGGAATGGGCTGGAAGTCATTTCTGTGGAGCTCTACCCCTCTTCTAAAAGGTATAGTTCACGTCTGGCTCTTTAACAGATGCAACGGAAAATGACCTTCATATGCCTGTTTGAGGTGAATTTTGCCACAAGTGGAAGCAGAGTGCATCGCACTGTggaattaaaggggcagtattatgtaacatttttattttgtttaagcTTTACATCACCATTCAGCTGCGCAAAATGCCTGGGggggacctagccccgccttccaAGATGTAGCTCCGCCTCGTAGCTGCGGCTTCAAAGTTTGCCACATCTACTGAGCTCATAAtaagagctacttctcagtgaatcACTGGTAAagatgttgttaaagggttactagagcagccatgttgtgacgacttcctgaaggcggagtttcagaaagagcgggagtttttaaagaaacagatgCCCAATTGCAGGGCATTAAATCGGGACGTAAAACTTTTCATCATATATGATGTATATAGaatttttgtaacaactgaaggtaacatagttactggaTTGTAATATAAAAAGGCACTATGTGCccagaaaacacataatactccCCCTTTAAATATATTCAGTGACAACTGAAAAGTGCTGATCAAGTGTTGTTGACTTTACCGTTTGATCAAAACTATTTAGATACATCAACCATCTAAGTAGTTGATTCATCTGTGATATGAAATACTTACAGTGACTTTTCTACGTATTAAtaataccccttgaacttttttcaaattttgcaaGTTACATCAGCAAAGTTCAAATTATTCTATCGAACTTACATGCGATGGACCGAGACAAGCTTGAGGACGAATTTGAAGTGGAtagaaaatgataaatggtttttaacagtttaaaaaacaaatctgaaaaaaggcAGCACATTAGTATTGATGCCTCTTGACTCAGAAGCTTATAGAATCATCTTTTGctacaattacagctgcaagtattttatgttttgcacatttagaaACTGACCAGTTTCTAAATGTTCAATCTTCTGTCTTCTAATCTCCAAAAAGCCAAGACTTGATAGGTCaacattcattttcaagttttgccaaAGATTATCAACTTCATTTAGATCTGGAAATGATTACACCATCGTAACAGTTAACAGGTGAAGGTCAAGTCTTGAACTTCAACTATGGACCTTTTTTaggggcatcagagtaaagggggcaGAACACAAAAGCACCTCCCACCCTTCAGATGTccattggaaaaatattttaataaaaagcatgTACCTCTTTATTTTCACTTCCCAGTAAtctgctactttgtgttggtatagCTCGTAAACTTGCAATAGAAAACATGGAGGTTTGTAGTGGTGAGGTAACAAAAGTTCATGGAGcgtgaatatttttgcagggCACAGTGTGTGCCAAGCAAAGTCCCATTTCTTTCACAAACCATGTTATGTCCTAATTGAGAGATTTAAGGGAGCCACGAGCAGAACTAAAACCTCCGCTGTTTCACCctcttaaaacataaattagtcTAATGACTGAAACTTGTCAGTGTGCTCTCCAGCTGCTCTAGCCAAAACTCATTATCCCAGATAATGATGTAGACATTAATGGCGTCTGTTGCACCCTCAAAGGCTGTTCACTCAGTAAAAGCATGAATGTGTGAGCACAAATAAGTCTGAAAGATTAGTTTTTCCATCTCATCATCGACGTTTGCGTTTATTAGTGTCTACTAATAAAGGGTAAGGCTTTGGACTCCTAAAGCCTTACCCTTAGAACTTCACATTTTGCGACGTTTCCACctcaaaattaaatgtattttgtatggATTTTATGCAATTAAACCAACACAATAGaagaaaaatgactcaaatgAAAATTTCAACCATTAATCACTCCATCACAGTTTGTGCAGTTTTTGATGACAAACTGTACacatggtggcagcagcatcacACTGTGCAGATGTCTTTCTCTAGCAGTGGCCGAGAAGCTGGACAGACTAAATCTAAggcaatcctgaaagaaaacctgtcgGAGGTTGCAACATATTTGACTATCAGGTAGATGTCCGTCTTCCAGAAGGACAACGAAATTAAACAGAGCGATTTTATTGGAATGGATCAGACTAAAGCTTAGTGATATTTtcgaatgacctagtcaaagtccagaccttcAGTTtccagatgtgcaaagctggtagagagaTATAGTGCAGCATATCACGGTactataaaaatattcaaactgtggatacaagcataaaaacatgcatgtttacCCCTCAGGTCGTATGTTTTTCATAGATCCTATTAGCCACTTGAATTTCAGGATGACGCCCATTTTTTATAAGATGGCCTTCATCCAATTACCGCCATAAAATGTTACCCATTTTCAGGAACTGCATTAACTGTATGTCACATCATTTGTTTTTGACTGTGGTTGCCCTACTCATGCAACTTTTTCTTCATATTATATAATATGTAGAAAAAACAGATAGCAAAAGTGAAACTGAATATTTGGCTGATTGCGAGTCCCACACCAGTCGTCAACTGGTTTAGGTGAAGATGAGAGAAAGTTGACTTAATGGTTAGCGATAgcttctgttcatttttgcatGCGCTTACCAGTTTAACTTCTGCTAATTTCTTATATGTTAGCGcaaattcttttttaaagtgttttgcaaACTAGCGCTAGCTTCCACTAACTTTACACGTGTTTAgtggtttagcattagcttctgctaatttttttttatgtgtttagcaGTTTAGCGATAGTGGAGCTAAATTCTTTCTTGGCGCATTATTAGTGAGTGAACCTAACTTTTTGCCCACCACTGGCAATAACAACTGCGTATTTTAGTGCAAACATATATTCTCCATTATAACAATGGTGGCCATTTTGTCcaccagaaaaaataaacagaagatcaagaaaatatacattattACTATGGCTCAAAATATGTGGGCTATGAGTTGACACCAAACGTATTGATCTAATGTTCGActttagtggaaaaaaaaatatttttaatgactaCCATGGTGGTTATCTTTAAAGAAATTGAGCAAATATCCAACAAGTAAATATCATTTCTATGGGTCCAATTATGAATGATTTGACAATGGAAGTATTCATCTGGGATAAATAGTGACAAATTCagtgcaaaaatacattttccttcaCGATCCTCTTGAAAAACGGCTGCCATCTTGAATTTTTCCATGGCcaactgttgtttttcttttgccaaaaaAGGAAGCCTCTGGGAACATCTATGCCAAGATACATCCCTTTATCAGCATGTAAAagattttgctgaaatattcaaCTATCTGAAACGACTTGCAGCAGTAATTGTGGTGCTGATGTAGGAGGGCTAAATGCTACCTGCATACCTTACGTTTCAAATTTTGATTGGCAAAAAAACGTCAATTCACATCTAAGCTCCGCAACAATATGCGTTTTGTGCAGCGCATCCTTGTTCGACACGTTGTAGCCAACCATCAAGCTTAAACCTGCACTTTTTCTCACTGCACAGAGGGACAGCGTTCGGCATCCTGAACGGGATCTGTAAGTTCGCAGCCATCGTTGCCAGCTTCATCTTTGCAGCCTTCGTCGGCATCACAAAAATCATCCCCATCTTCCTGGCCTTCGCCGCCCTCGTCTGTGGAGGCCTGGTGGCCCTGAGGCTGCCTGAAACGCGGGAGAAAATCCTCTCTTGAAAAGCCAAACTTTCTGCTGCTTCGGATCCCCAGACACAAACGGCAAACTGTGCGATTTGTATTTATGTGGTTACTTGTTTTTGAAATAGTTACAAAACCTGTATGGTGGCCTACATCAACCTGCGGTTGCTCTCCGCTACGGGAAAGCTCCTCAGGCTGCCCAGCGTTTTTCTGTCACGTCATGCGAGTCCTGTCTTTGTCTCCCCCGCTCTCCGTTCACACAAAACCCCCATTCTGTCTGAGGTTGGtgtaaaagattaaaacagTGTCTGTGTTTGAATGGTTGTGTAGAGATCATGTTACCATGTTGTGCTTTGGTTTCATTCCCTCTTGATGAAAGAGAGAGGACTTTTAGTGATAACTTGAAAACGACGAGGCTCGCTGCTAAGTCTCCGCAGCAGTATTACTCTAATTtcgaaaaatgaaaaaaacaaccaaacaccTTGAACATTCACCCAATGTTTGTTCGGAGCAACCTCGTGGTGTCTGTAGTTTGTGTTGCCCAGTTTGTTCTCTTTAggtaaaatcacatttatgaaATGTAGATCTCATTTTCTAAACACGACTTTAGCTCTCCTCGGGTTTCCCGAAAGATCCGGATGCAACTTGACCAGGTTCTGTGTCTCTGATATGTCCTGTTTGTTTCCCATTGTAGCGTTTTAATCTGTATTGTAACATGTAGCATTAGGGTCTTTATCTGTCACATCTTGCCATGACAAAGTGTAAGGAactgtctgttttctttttttttgtctttttctaaagGGAAAGAGAACCATGCAAAACTGTAAGACTAGATGTTTTCATATGACGCTCTCCTTTCAATGCTCTGATGAAGAACTGATTTGCAGAACTTTGCTACATTTCTGACAACTTgtgtcaacatttattttttggagcATTGTACGTATTCAGCATGACTGATTTATGCATGTgagtttatgtgtgtgtgtgtgagagagagagagtgtgatTCTGGATGATATCGGCATGTCTGTAAATTTACTGAGACTCAACAGGCTACCGTTACTGTATTTGCTGTTGTACATATAGACCGGTGTAAATTAGCTGTACCATAGTAGTTTTATCATGACTTGAATAAAGCTGACGGATGTGATCCGgcttc is a window of Xiphophorus maculatus strain JP 163 A chromosome 4, X_maculatus-5.0-male, whole genome shotgun sequence DNA encoding:
- the LOC102232448 gene encoding synaptic vesicle glycoprotein 2B-like isoform X2; translated protein: MEEGLLVYVSMMVGALVWGGLCDKMGRRKCLIYVLTIDLVFSFLSCFAQGYGFFLFLRFCSGFGIGGSIPIVYTYFTEFLQMDKRGEHLSWLCMFWMLGGLYASFTAWGIIPHYGWGFAIGTQFQIHSWRLFMFVCLFPALAALIGVVFMPESPRFLLENARHDEAWMILRQVHDTNWKAKGEPERVFTVTNIKTPQTQEDEFIEIQSDTGTAFQRWTVRKMTMLQQVMANVMSLSAPELRLQGLFLVIVWFCMAFSYHGLGVWFPDMIKYMQYEEYESKVKVFHRERVERFHFNFSLVNQVHREGEYIHDKFANIEIKSVKFEDSLFENCYFEDIKSTNTFFENCTIKNTVFYNTDLWQEKFKNCRMENTTFLHPKKGCHLNFLEENDIVIYLVSFLGSLAVLPGNIISALFMDKIGRIRIIGGSMLASSACTFLLLLSFSQGAVICWQCLFYAVSVAAWNGLEVISVELYPSSKRGTAFGILNGICKFAAIVASFIFAAFVGITKIIPIFLAFAALVCGGLVALRLPETREKILS